A genomic region of Manihot esculenta cultivar AM560-2 chromosome 15, M.esculenta_v8, whole genome shotgun sequence contains the following coding sequences:
- the LOC110601493 gene encoding polygalacturonase At1g48100 isoform X1 produces MGGSNLENLSLITILIIVLPFWSSRIKPCHARQGKYWRQTASTVSMSMQSHHHARGLFKFTDSYYISPDETMATQKGTSSAATFNVLDYGAKGDGHTDDTKAFEAVWAAACKVDGSTIVVPSGAVFLVLPISFSGPNCGEKIIFQLDGKIIASTSSGAWGSGLLQWIEFTKLKGITIRGKGVIDGQGSVWWNDLPTYSPDSGQVTSELSAKMPSTKPTALRFYGSTDVTVTGITIQNSPQTHLKFDDCISVQVSGFTAASPENSPHTDGIHLQNSRDVVIYSSNLACGDDCVSIQTGCSNVYVHNVNCGPGHGISIGGLGRDNTKACVSNVTIRDVAIQNTLTGVRIKTWQGGSGSVQGITFSNIQVSGVETPIMIDQFYCDGNKCSNKSSAVAVSDINYVDIRGTYTRNPLHFACSDNLPCTGVSLDTIELKSVGEDAQPFCWNAYGDLRGTTVPPVHCLQSGKSSKPVVYC; encoded by the exons ATGGGTGGCTCAAATCTTGAAAACCTTTCACTAATCACCATTCTCATCATTGTATTACCTTTTTGGTCTTCAAGAATTAAACCTTGCCATGCAAGACAAGGCAAGTACTGGAGGCAAACTGCCTCAACAGTCTCCATGTCTATGCAGAGTCATCATCATGCCCGTGGCTTGTTTAAGTTCACGGATTCTTATTACATTTCGCCAGATGAAACTATGGCAACCCAGAAAGGAACGAGCTCCGCTGCCACCTTTAATGTCCTTGACTATGGTGCTAAAGGTGATGGACATACTGATGACACAAAG GCATTTGAGGCAGTGTGGGCAGCTGCTTGCAAAGTAGACGGGTCAACCATAGTGGTTCCATCTGGGGCTGTTTTCCTTGTGCTGCCAATATCTTTTTCAGGTCCTAATTGTGGAGAAAAGATTATATTTCAG TTAGATGGCAAGATCATAGCTTCTACAAGTTCTGGAGCTTGGGGATCAGGCCTTTTACAATGGATTGAGTTCACAAAACTAAAAGGGATCACAATCAGAGGTAAAGGTGTCATTGATGGACAAGGTTCAGTCTGGTGGAATGACCTGCCAACATACAGTCCAGATTCAGGG CAGGTAACCAGTGAGCTCAGTGCAAAAATGCCTAGCACCAAGCCAACA GCTCTAAGATTCTATGGTAGTACTGATGTGACCGTTACTGGGATAACAATTCAAAACAGCCCGCAAACCCATCTCAAATTCGATGATTGCATATCTGTTCAGGTTTCTGGTTTCACTGCTGCATCCCCTGAGAACAGCCCACACACGGACGGAATTCACCTACAGAACTCCCGAGATGTGGTTATTTACAGCAGTAATCTTGCTTGCG GGGATGACTGTGTATCTATTCAAACTGGATGCTCAAATGTGTACGTACACAATGTAAATTGTGGACCTGGACATGGCATTAGCATTGGAGGCCTTGGGAGAGACAACACCAAAGCCTGTGTTTCAAACGTAACTATCAGGGATGTTGCAATTCAAAACACATTAACCGGAGTCAGGATAAAGACATGGCAG GGAGGCTCAGGCTCAGTACAAGGAATCACATTCTCAAACATTCAAGTTTCTGGAGTTGAAACTCCAATCATGATTGACCAATTCTACTGTGATGGCAACAAATGCTCAAATAAATCTTCAGCTGTGGCTGTGTCAGACATAAACTATGTAGACATAAGAGGCACATACACAAGAAATCCTCTACACTTTGCCTGCAGTGACAATTTGCCGTGCACTGGTGTATCACTAGATACGATAGAGCTGAAGTCAGTTGGAGAAGATGCCCAACCTTTCTGTTGGAACGCATATGGAGATCTGAGAGGAACAACTGTTCCTCCAGTTCACTGCTTGCAATCT
- the LOC110601493 gene encoding polygalacturonase At1g48100 isoform X2: MGGSNLENLSLITILIIVLPFWSSRIKPCHARQGKYWRQTASTVSMSMQSHHHARGLFKFTDSYYISPDETMATQKGTSSAATFNVLDYGAKGDGHTDDTKAFEAVWAAACKVDGSTIVVPSGAVFLVLPISFSGPNCGEKIIFQLDGKIIASTSSGAWGSGLLQWIEFTKLKGITIRGKGVIDGQGSVWWNDLPTYSPDSGVTSELSAKMPSTKPTALRFYGSTDVTVTGITIQNSPQTHLKFDDCISVQVSGFTAASPENSPHTDGIHLQNSRDVVIYSSNLACGDDCVSIQTGCSNVYVHNVNCGPGHGISIGGLGRDNTKACVSNVTIRDVAIQNTLTGVRIKTWQGGSGSVQGITFSNIQVSGVETPIMIDQFYCDGNKCSNKSSAVAVSDINYVDIRGTYTRNPLHFACSDNLPCTGVSLDTIELKSVGEDAQPFCWNAYGDLRGTTVPPVHCLQSGKSSKPVVYC; the protein is encoded by the exons ATGGGTGGCTCAAATCTTGAAAACCTTTCACTAATCACCATTCTCATCATTGTATTACCTTTTTGGTCTTCAAGAATTAAACCTTGCCATGCAAGACAAGGCAAGTACTGGAGGCAAACTGCCTCAACAGTCTCCATGTCTATGCAGAGTCATCATCATGCCCGTGGCTTGTTTAAGTTCACGGATTCTTATTACATTTCGCCAGATGAAACTATGGCAACCCAGAAAGGAACGAGCTCCGCTGCCACCTTTAATGTCCTTGACTATGGTGCTAAAGGTGATGGACATACTGATGACACAAAG GCATTTGAGGCAGTGTGGGCAGCTGCTTGCAAAGTAGACGGGTCAACCATAGTGGTTCCATCTGGGGCTGTTTTCCTTGTGCTGCCAATATCTTTTTCAGGTCCTAATTGTGGAGAAAAGATTATATTTCAG TTAGATGGCAAGATCATAGCTTCTACAAGTTCTGGAGCTTGGGGATCAGGCCTTTTACAATGGATTGAGTTCACAAAACTAAAAGGGATCACAATCAGAGGTAAAGGTGTCATTGATGGACAAGGTTCAGTCTGGTGGAATGACCTGCCAACATACAGTCCAGATTCAGGG GTAACCAGTGAGCTCAGTGCAAAAATGCCTAGCACCAAGCCAACA GCTCTAAGATTCTATGGTAGTACTGATGTGACCGTTACTGGGATAACAATTCAAAACAGCCCGCAAACCCATCTCAAATTCGATGATTGCATATCTGTTCAGGTTTCTGGTTTCACTGCTGCATCCCCTGAGAACAGCCCACACACGGACGGAATTCACCTACAGAACTCCCGAGATGTGGTTATTTACAGCAGTAATCTTGCTTGCG GGGATGACTGTGTATCTATTCAAACTGGATGCTCAAATGTGTACGTACACAATGTAAATTGTGGACCTGGACATGGCATTAGCATTGGAGGCCTTGGGAGAGACAACACCAAAGCCTGTGTTTCAAACGTAACTATCAGGGATGTTGCAATTCAAAACACATTAACCGGAGTCAGGATAAAGACATGGCAG GGAGGCTCAGGCTCAGTACAAGGAATCACATTCTCAAACATTCAAGTTTCTGGAGTTGAAACTCCAATCATGATTGACCAATTCTACTGTGATGGCAACAAATGCTCAAATAAATCTTCAGCTGTGGCTGTGTCAGACATAAACTATGTAGACATAAGAGGCACATACACAAGAAATCCTCTACACTTTGCCTGCAGTGACAATTTGCCGTGCACTGGTGTATCACTAGATACGATAGAGCTGAAGTCAGTTGGAGAAGATGCCCAACCTTTCTGTTGGAACGCATATGGAGATCTGAGAGGAACAACTGTTCCTCCAGTTCACTGCTTGCAATCT